One window from the genome of Caloenas nicobarica isolate bCalNic1 chromosome 21, bCalNic1.hap1, whole genome shotgun sequence encodes:
- the AVPR1B gene encoding vasopressin V1b receptor — protein sequence MELGWGWNSTQGSHGHGQGLLSPQILPGDPNLTLLHSRDEELAKAEIGVLATILAIATVGNVGVLLAMYRLRRKMSRMHLFILHLGLTDLGVALFQVLPQMIWEVTYRFLGPDPLCRAVKYLQVLSMFASTYMLIVMTLDRYVAVCHPLRTLRQPGRQAYVMIGATWLLSCLLSLPQIFIFSLREVRQGSGVLDCWADFRYPWGARAYVTWTTLCIFILPVCILTVCYSLICYEICKNLKGKTQSGAPCTGGSAAAAPPAPCSSEKSGQCPGGQPSRVSSVRTISRAKIRTVKMTFVIVVAYVACWAPFFSMQMWSVWDEDAPDDESSNVAFTITMLLASLSSCCNPWIYMFFSGHLLQDAARCLCCWGSPRPRLRGQGSTGSLCSRKTTILSHGHPTGPTNLPLHGGNAKDFDPPCEEVVTESGTL from the exons atggagctgggctggggctggaacAGCACCCAGGGCAGCCATGGGCACGGCCAGGGGCTGCTGAGCCCCCAGATCCTACCAGGGGACCCCAACCTGACCCTCCTGCACAGCCGCGATGAGGAGCTGGCCAAGGCAGAGATCGGGGTGCTGGCCACCATCCTGGCTATAGCCACCGTGGGCAACGtgggggtgctgctggccaTGTACCGCCTGAGGAGGAAGATGAGCCGGATGCATCTCTTCATCCTGCACCTGGGGCTGACCGACCTGGGCGTCGCGCTCTTCCAGGTGCTGCCGCAGATGATCTGGGAGGTGACGTACCGCTTCCTGGGGCCGGACCCGCTCTGCAGGGCGGTGAAATACCTGCAGGTGCTGAGCATGTTCGCCTCCACCTACATGCTCATCGTGATGACGCTGGACCGCTACGTGGCCGTGTGCCACCCGCTGCGCACGCTGCGGCAGCCCGGTCGCCAGGCTTACGTGATGATCGGGGCTACGTGGCTGCTCAGCTGCCTGCTCAGCCTGCCCCAGATCTTCATCTTCTCCCTGCGGGAGGTGCGCCAGGGCTCGGGGGTGCTGGACTGCTGGGCCGACTTCAGGTACCCATGGGGAGCCCGAGCCTACGTCACCTGGACCACACTGTGCATCTTCATCCTGCCCGTCTGCATCCTCACTGTCTGCTACAGCCTCATCTGCTACGAGATCTGCAAGAACCTCAAAGGCAAGACGCAGAGCGGTGCCCCCTGCACGGGGGGGTCAGCAGCAGCcgcccctcctgctccctgctcctctgAGAAGAGCGGGCAATGCCCCGGCGGGCAGCCCTCACGGGTGAGCAGCGTGCGGACCATCTCCCGCGCCAAGATCCGCACGGTGAAGATGACCTTTGTCATCGTGGTGGCCTACGTCGCCTGCTGGGCACCGTTTTTCAGCATGCAGATGTGGTCAGTGTGGGATGAGGATGCTCCCGATGATG AGTCCAGCAACGTGGCTTTCACCATCACCATGCTGCTGGCCagcctcagcagctgctgcaaccCCTGGATTTACATGTTCTTCAGTGGGCACCTGCTCCAGGATGCAGcccgctgcctgtgctgctggggcagcccccggccccggctGCGGGGACAGGGCTCCACCGGCAGcctctgcagcaggaaaacCACCATCCTGAGCCACGGCCACCCCACCGGCCCCACCAACCTCCCCCTGCACGGGGGCAACGCCAAGGACTTCGACCCACCCTGCGAGGAAGTGGTGACCGAGTCGGGCACGCTCTAG
- the RHEX gene encoding regulator of hemoglobinization and erythroid cell expansion protein — translation MSTCEWWVLVAISAVTLILNGLLLLIIYIMLSRKIESHRCTRRASSSAAAQPQQPPTASAGGEGTQRPTYVGSSDTSSETSEDSDSSPSCPQGPRPEENLNYTSLVFPGKGRRPGSTEDYENMKTGADYVNVDPKKRKADFWPCTSPVAAKSIEYTEKTTSKVESRILPTRRAAPASSRRHLLHLSSAPSLEKSHGEGKGEGKK, via the exons ATGAGCACTTGCGAGTG gtgGGTGCTTGTTGCCATCTCAGCTGTCACCTTGATCCTAAATGGTCTGCTCTTACTGATAATTTACATCATGCTCAGCAGGAAAATAG AAAGCCATCGGTGCACCCGGCGGGCGAGCAGCAGCGCCgcggcacagccccagcagcctccGACCGCGTCCGCCGGAGGGGAAGGGACGCAAAGACCGACCTACGTGG GGAGCAGCGACACGTCTTCAGAGACCTCGGAGGACTCGGACAgcagcccctcctgcccgcag GGCCCTCGCCCAGAAGAAAATCTCAATTACACATCCTTGGTCTTCCCGGGAAAAGGCCGCAGGCCGGGCTCCACTGAGGACTACGAGAACATGAAGACAGGGGCAGACTACGTCAACGTGGACCCCAAAAAGAGGAAAGCGGATTTCTGGCCCTGCACCAGCCCCGTGGCGGCCAAGTCTATCGAGTACACCGAG AAAACCACCTCGAAGGTGGAGAGCAGGATCCTGCCCACCCgcagagcagcccctgcctcGAGTCGTCGGCATTTGCTCCATCTCTCATCTGCACCAAGCCTGGAAAAAAGTCACGGGGAAGGAAAAGGTGAAGGGAAGAAGTGA